The genomic region ACGGCCTTGCTGAGCCAGGGAACCGATACCACCCGCTTCCACGTCCGCTGGGGCGGCCTGGTGGTGTCTACGCACGTTTTTGCCCCACTCAGCGACTATCGGTATGAACGGAAAGGCATCGAAAGCCGCCAGACCATACGCCTCAACGCGCCCGCCGGGGAAACAATTGCGCTGGGCTTCAGCTACGACCGGGGCAAAGCAGCCAGTGCGCAGGGATTTTTGAATTTCTTTGGCGTGCAGGTCGAGCGCGAACTGGGACTGTACGACCCGCAGCAGGTAATCCGTTCGCTGGAGTCCGCGACCCGGCCCGCTTCCCGCTTTGCGGTCAGGCAGGCAACCGGCAGCCTCCGCGTCTGGGACGTAACCAACCCGCTCCGGCCCGTCCAGCGAACCGTCACGCTAAACGGAACCAGCGGCGAGTTTACGGCGGAAGGGGGTCAGCTGCGCGAATTTGTGCTGTTTACGGAGGAGAAAGCATACGAGCCCGACCGCGCCGTTGCCGTTCCGAATCAGAATCTGAAAGGCCAGCCGACGCCGGACCTGCTGGTGGTAACTGCTCCGGCCTGGCGGGCGCAGGCGGAACGACTGGCGGCATTCCGACGCCAGCACGACGGCCTGGAGGTGCTGGTGACAACTACGCAGGAAATCTACAATGAATTTTCGTCGGGCCAGCCGGACCCTACCGCCATCCGGGACGCCGCCCGTTATTTCAACGGCCGGAAGCCGGGGAAGCTGGCCTATCTCCTTTTGTTCGGCGATGCCACCTACGATTATAAAGGCATCACCAGCGTGCTGAACGCCGCTCAGCTTGCCTCGACGGTCCCCGTGTACGAAAGCCGGGAGTCCGTGCATCCGGTCATGAGTTTTTCCTCGGACGATTATTTCGGCTTCTGGAAACCGGAAGAGGGCGAGTGGCCGGAAACGTTTAACGGCGACCACCTGCTGGATGTGGGCATCGGTCGCCTGCCCGTTCGGTCGGTAAGCGAGGCCCGGGATGTGGTCGATAAGCTCATTCGGTACGCGACCGACAAAACGCTGGCCGGAGACTGGCAAAACCGCATCTCGTTTGTGGCCGATGACGGCGATTACAACATTCACCAGAACGACGCCAACCTGCTGGCCGACCGGATTGGCGAACTCCAGCCTGCCCTGCGGACGGAAAAAGTGTTTGTCGATGATTTTCCCCGCCAGTCAACTTCGCTCGGGAAGCGGGCGCCGGGCGTCAACGAACGTCTGCAAAGTGCCATCAACGAAGGGCGTCTGGTCATCAACTACAGCGGTCATGGCGGCGACAGCGGCTGGGCCGAGGAGCAGATTCTGACGACGCAGGAAATTCTGAACTGGCGCAACCGGCGGCTGCCGCTGATGATGACCGCCACGTGCGAATTTGGCCGATACGACAACCCCGCCATTACCTCCGGGGCGGAACTCGCGCTGCTGAACCGGCAGGGCGGCGCCATTGCCCTTCTGACAACGACGCGTCCGGTTTACTCCAACACCAATTTTATTCTCAATCAGGCGTTCTACGCGGTTCTGGCTAGCCGGTCGGCGGCGGGCGCCCCGCGACTGGGCGATCTGGTCCGGGAAACAAAAAACAACAGCCTTGCCGGAAGCCTCAACCGCAACTTCACGCTCCTCGGCGACCCGTCCATGCGGCTGGCTTTTCCGGAAGTTTCCGTTCAGCTGACCCGGATCAACGGACGCAATGCCGGGGCACCCGACACACTATCGGCGCTGGAAGAAGTGACCCTGGAGGGAGAAGTGCGTCAGAATGGGCAAATGCTGGCGGCTTTCAACGGAACGGTGCAACTGCGTCTGTTCGACCGGGCGTCGCTGGTGACGACGCTGGGAGCGGGGACCGAGAGCCCGAAAATGACTTACCGGGATTACCGGAGTCTGCTGTTCAGCGGACAGGCGTCGGTGCGCAACGGCCGGTTTACCTGCCGCTTTGTGATGCCGAAAGGAGTGGAGCCGACGATTGATTTTGGCCGGATTTACGCCTATGCCGTGCGCAGCGACAGTTTGATGACGGCTTCGGGCGGATTAAAGGCTGTGCCGGTGGGAGGGACAACGGCTGCCCCGGTCCCGGATACCCGTCCGCCGGTCGTGCAGCTTTTTGTGAACGACACCACCTTTGCCGATGGCGGCACCGTAGCCGGACCGGATGTGCAGCTGCTGGCCCGGATCGCCGACGAGTCAGGGCTGAATCTTGTTCCGCGCGGAACCGGAGGCGGCATTTCGCTGCAACTGAACGAGGAACCGGCGGTAGACATTAGCCCGTGGTACGAGGCCGATGCCGATAATTATCGGAAAGGAACCGTCCTTTATCCGCTTAAGAATCTGAAAAACGGGACGTATACCGTTCGATTGAAGGCGTTTGACGCGTACAATAATCAGTCTGAGGCCGCGTTGAAATTTATAGTGTCCGACCGGCCGGGTATCCGGATTGAATCGGTGACAGCGGGGCCAAACCCGTTCCGGGAGTCGGTTCGCTTCTGGATTCGGCACAATCGGGCGGGGGAGGAGCTGGAGGCGACCCTGACCATTTCGGATGCCAGGGGCAGGGTGTTGGGACAGCAGCGAACCGAATGTCAGAACTGTTCGTCGGTGTGGAACGAAATTCGCTGGGAAGCTGGACAAACGGCGGTCGGTGAGCTCAGCCCCGGAATGTACTTTTACCAGATCGGTTTAACCTCAAAAACCGACGGTTCGCGCACGGTGCATTCTGGTAAGTTGCTCTATTCAAGATAGTTAGTAATTAAATCGTTTTAATGCGTTTTCTTTCTTCGGTATTCATCGTAATTTTGAACTTCTCGCAGTTTCGCCATCGACTCGTGCAAAAAACTGTGGGTAAATCACATCCTTATATGATACGTACGCTAACGTCTCTTTGTCTGTTAGGTTGTCTGTCGATGCCTTTTTTCTCAAAAGGCCAGGGCTCTTCTGGTCTGCTGAGCGGTCAGGACACGACGGCTGCCCGCATTCCAACCTCCGCTATGCCGTTTCTGGGCTTCACGCCCGACGCCCGTAGCGCCGGGATGGGGGATGTCGGAGTAGCACTCAGCCCGATGGACGCCAACGCCATTTTCTGGAATCCTTCGAAATTAGTATTCGCCGAAAAAGAACGCGGCGTTGCACTGTCGTATACGCCCTGGCTACGAAATCTGACCGACGATATGTATTTCACGTATCTGTCGGGCTTCCGCAAACTGGGCAAAAACCAGGTTCTGGGCTTCTCGCTGCTGTATTTTGACCTCGGCACCATCGAGTTCACCAACTCTTCGGGTCAGTCGGAAGGCTCGTTTGGTTCGCGGGAATACGCGTTTACGCTTTCGTACTCACGCCGGTTGTTCCGCAACTTCTCGATGGGCGTCAATGCCAAATACGCCAACTCCAACCTGGCGGGCAACTACAGCCTGAACGGCATGACCATCAAGCCGGCTTCGACGGTGATGGCCGACATCAGCGGCTATTACGAAAACGAGATTCGGGACGAAGTGTCCGGCAAAGGCATCAAGTGGGCCTTCGGCGGCATGCTCTCGAACGTTGGCGGCAAGGTTAGCTACGGCACGACCCAGCGGTATTTCCTCCCGACGAACCTGCGCCTCGGCACCACGTTCACGTATTACACCGACCGGTTCAATAAATTCAATTTTGCCGTTGATCTCAACAAACTGATGACCCCGACGCCGCCGCTGTACCAGAC from Tellurirhabdus rosea harbors:
- the porU gene encoding type IX secretion system sortase PorU, whose protein sequence is MLIGTAGNAVAQSGESVLKTGTWYRLAVTKTGVHKLDAAYLRKIGLSTNGLNPQNIRIFGNGGAPLPQANARPRPLDLTENAILVSGEADGRFDAADAVYFFARSPHLIYVDSTAQDGAGPRLTHRLNPYSDTTYYYLTVTPQQTGLRIRTSPFSAPNAPLISRGDDYIFHEKELVNRAQSGREWYGESFGLSSEQTFSLNVNGLVAGRPALVTTALLSQGTDTTRFHVRWGGLVVSTHVFAPLSDYRYERKGIESRQTIRLNAPAGETIALGFSYDRGKAASAQGFLNFFGVQVERELGLYDPQQVIRSLESATRPASRFAVRQATGSLRVWDVTNPLRPVQRTVTLNGTSGEFTAEGGQLREFVLFTEEKAYEPDRAVAVPNQNLKGQPTPDLLVVTAPAWRAQAERLAAFRRQHDGLEVLVTTTQEIYNEFSSGQPDPTAIRDAARYFNGRKPGKLAYLLLFGDATYDYKGITSVLNAAQLASTVPVYESRESVHPVMSFSSDDYFGFWKPEEGEWPETFNGDHLLDVGIGRLPVRSVSEARDVVDKLIRYATDKTLAGDWQNRISFVADDGDYNIHQNDANLLADRIGELQPALRTEKVFVDDFPRQSTSLGKRAPGVNERLQSAINEGRLVINYSGHGGDSGWAEEQILTTQEILNWRNRRLPLMMTATCEFGRYDNPAITSGAELALLNRQGGAIALLTTTRPVYSNTNFILNQAFYAVLASRSAAGAPRLGDLVRETKNNSLAGSLNRNFTLLGDPSMRLAFPEVSVQLTRINGRNAGAPDTLSALEEVTLEGEVRQNGQMLAAFNGTVQLRLFDRASLVTTLGAGTESPKMTYRDYRSLLFSGQASVRNGRFTCRFVMPKGVEPTIDFGRIYAYAVRSDSLMTASGGLKAVPVGGTTAAPVPDTRPPVVQLFVNDTTFADGGTVAGPDVQLLARIADESGLNLVPRGTGGGISLQLNEEPAVDISPWYEADADNYRKGTVLYPLKNLKNGTYTVRLKAFDAYNNQSEAALKFIVSDRPGIRIESVTAGPNPFRESVRFWIRHNRAGEELEATLTISDARGRVLGQQRTECQNCSSVWNEIRWEAGQTAVGELSPGMYFYQIGLTSKTDGSRTVHSGKLLYSR
- the porV gene encoding type IX secretion system outer membrane channel protein PorV, with amino-acid sequence MIRTLTSLCLLGCLSMPFFSKGQGSSGLLSGQDTTAARIPTSAMPFLGFTPDARSAGMGDVGVALSPMDANAIFWNPSKLVFAEKERGVALSYTPWLRNLTDDMYFTYLSGFRKLGKNQVLGFSLLYFDLGTIEFTNSSGQSEGSFGSREYAFTLSYSRRLFRNFSMGVNAKYANSNLAGNYSLNGMTIKPASTVMADISGYYENEIRDEVSGKGIKWAFGGMLSNVGGKVSYGTTQRYFLPTNLRLGTTFTYYTDRFNKFNFAVDLNKLMTPTPPLYQTVNGQPVLVNGQKVVLKGREYDNLTSLSGAFGSFADAPDGFAEELKEVNINTGVEYWYNDAFAARLGYAHEARIKGDRKYFTTGIGLRVQNKYGVDFAYLIPMRQGSPLAQTFRLSLILDLKKKDRSAELDEEIEE